The Glycine max cultivar Williams 82 chromosome 12, Glycine_max_v4.0, whole genome shotgun sequence genome window below encodes:
- the LOC100815215 gene encoding protein GL2-INTERACTING REPRESSOR 1 isoform X1, with amino-acid sequence MLYQIRHPTATIPTSLKPNKSSYVSSDSCPVILLSNIEGLKQGGREMSNERARSPRVEFDLRLSPPRTANSSLVNPSSESLCLYSSDPDSRVSSEANKEIRSMLLVGCLRCLMYVLFSKDDPNPKCPRCKSTVLLDFLNDNKQNTNKTT; translated from the exons ATGTTATACCAAATACGTCATCCAACTGCAACCATTCCAACAAGTCTCAAACCCAATAAATCTAGCTATGTTTCTTCTGACTCTTGTCCTGTGATTCTTTTAAGTAATATAGAAG GATTGAAACAAGGAGGGAGAGAGATGAGTAATGAAAGAGCAAGGAGTCCTAGGGTGGAATTTGATCTGAGGTTGTCTCCCCCACGAACTGCAAACTCATCATTAGTCAACCCTTCATCGGAATCATTATGTTTGTATTCATCGGATCCTGACTCACGCGTGTCTTCTGAGGCTAATAAAGAGATTAGGTCCATGCTTCTCGTAGGTTGTCTTCGATGCCTCATGTACGTTTTGTTTTCAAAGGATGATCCCAACCCCAAATGCCCCAGGTGCAAGAGTACTGTTTTGCTTGATTTCCTCAATGACAACAAGcaaaacaccaacaaaacaaCCTGA
- the LOC100815215 gene encoding protein GL2-INTERACTING REPRESSOR 1 isoform X2: MSNERARSPRVEFDLRLSPPRTANSSLVNPSSESLCLYSSDPDSRVSSEANKEIRSMLLVGCLRCLMYVLFSKDDPNPKCPRCKSTVLLDFLNDNKQNTNKTT; the protein is encoded by the coding sequence ATGAGTAATGAAAGAGCAAGGAGTCCTAGGGTGGAATTTGATCTGAGGTTGTCTCCCCCACGAACTGCAAACTCATCATTAGTCAACCCTTCATCGGAATCATTATGTTTGTATTCATCGGATCCTGACTCACGCGTGTCTTCTGAGGCTAATAAAGAGATTAGGTCCATGCTTCTCGTAGGTTGTCTTCGATGCCTCATGTACGTTTTGTTTTCAAAGGATGATCCCAACCCCAAATGCCCCAGGTGCAAGAGTACTGTTTTGCTTGATTTCCTCAATGACAACAAGcaaaacaccaacaaaacaaCCTGA